In Tachyglossus aculeatus isolate mTacAcu1 chromosome 25, mTacAcu1.pri, whole genome shotgun sequence, the sequence GACAGGCAGTAGTCCCTCAAGCTCACAGCCTCAGGCACTGCTCCCCTCTCTACTCCAGGGGTACTGGGAAGAGCCTCCCTCCCGGTCACCCCATGTGCCCTCTccctgggagaggaagggaggggtacaTAGGAGAGCACCTGGATGGCCTCTGGGTGGGccttgatgttcattcattcaatcttatttattgagtgcttactgcgtgctgagcactgttctaagtgcttgggaagtacaagtcggcaacataatgtgATGCACAGTAttttcacccccctcctcccatctgtCCCCAAAGCCCTGGTCATCCTAGGCCTTCTCCCGCCTCGCTCCCTGCCAGGGGGAACTGAGGGGGAGCCCGGCATAGTGGTAACAATCAAATTCCTGTGGGACAATGGGAAATTCAGGCAGGCCCATAATACAGCTCTGTCCTGCCCAGCTCAGGGGACAGTGGGACAGTGACACTGCCTCTATCTCTCCTGAATGGCTGGAGCCGGGGGCAAGGGAGACAATGGGGCCTTTCAGCTGTGGTTCTGAAACGGCTCCCAGCTAGATCCGGTGCCGAGGTGGGTTCATTCTCATTGGGAGCCCATGTCCACCCGCTGCCCGTCCACCCGCCTGCCAGTCCGTCCGCCCTCCCCCCTAGAACAGTCCCTTGTTTTCACCCAGCTCCCATCGCCGCAGTCTCCCCCGCCCCGAGGAAGAGCCGCAGCATCGGCTGGGTGGGAATTCTTTATTGGGATTTGTCTCTGCTCCCTTCATGTATGTGGCTTTGCTGTCACCCCGGGGCTCGTGGTCTTCAGGAAGCAGACGATCCTCTCTGGGACCCTCAAGCCCTCTTGTAGATCCTGGTGCTGACCACAGTGTTCATGGTGCACACCTGTTGGGTGGCCGAGACGGCGGTTCTGGGTGGCCGCTGACTGCCTATTCCCCAGCCTATTCCCCTATGccccagccgccccccccccgccccccggccccccgagggACTACAGGACCCAGAAGGCTGGTTCAGTCTCAGATTCAGGTGTGCAACTCACCACTCTCAGGGTTTCCCCCACGACTTGTCGTCTTATGGTGGTCTCTTTGTCATCCCATTTCTGCGTGTGGACCAGGGCTCCGCCCTCCAGGGTGATGAggctctgtgggcaggaagcgcCAAAGCCCAAgggctctttctctccctcccactctcgcCCCAAGCTGCAATTGTCCACTGGGTTCAATCTCCCTGTTCGAATGACAGTCCAACTCCCCCAGGTTGCACATccctcccccctgctccaccccagcactactCTGACCTCGGGCAGTTGGGAGGAGGATATCGAGCCCAGGTTCTGCCTTGGCACAGCAGCCCCTCAGCATGTGGGGGCACACTGCTGTCCTTGTGGAATTTCCAGGAGAGGAGGGTTCCCCGCCTCACTCACCTTGACTTTCCTGTTATCGGCTGTGGTCTCGTCAAATGGCTGGCCCAACCGGAAGGAGATGGTGCTGCTGGCGGCAGTGCTTTTGGTCTCGATGGTGATCACGTCCCCATTGCAGCTGATATGAACAGTGGGTTTTGCTGACCCACCCAGCCGCCTGGTGGCCAGATCCACGCCTGAAAGCAGGGCTCGGCATCAGCCTGGTCCCCTTCACCGGCCCCCAGCTGCTGACAACTCCCAAGAGGAGCACCCTCCACCCACCCCGGCCCATCACCTCCCGTCACATTGGAGAACACCTGTCCTTCGCTTCGCTTCCGCAGATGGTCAGGTCTTTCTCCTCTACCCAACCGTCCACATAACTAATGCCAACTTGCAGTCGGGTGTAGATCACCCAAGGGTTTGGGCAAAAGAGTTTGCTTTGGCCCATGTGGGCCTGGCCCTTCATATGTGTTTGAACTCCCCAGGAGCCCCTGACTCAAAGTTCTAATCCTAGGCTCTATTGTACTGCAATCCACCAagagcttagcatggtgctctgtacacattaagctctcaataaacaccattgatcagACACGAAATATCCTTTCAATTGTCCTGCAGGGAGCAAAACAAGTCATGGTGGCTCTTCAAAAGTTTGGGAACAAAGCAAAGTGCCTGGAGTAGATCTGTGGGCACTGGACTTCTTCAGAAAGGTGTTGGCCCTTGAGTCATTCCAGAACACTGGAAAGGCAGGGAAGTCCAGCTTTCCAGTCCCCATGGGCAGTTCCAACAGGAGCATGTCCTGGCCACAAAGCAGCACCCACCCGACATGGCCCTGGAGAAGACTGCTGGGAATTTCCTTCAAGGATGAGGGCAAAGGTGAAGAGGACTCTGCTCTCCTCTGCTCTGACCCTGGGCATTCATACGGAGTGGAACTAACTTCCCAGTCAACATGGCCACCACCGGGAGCTTGACTCAGAGCCGAGCATCTCCCTCCCCAAGACGAGACCTAATGGCTTCTCCCCACCTGTTCTGCAACAGCTGAATGGGAACTGCTGGAGAACCCAAGCTGCAGGCCTGTGATGGTGAGAGAGTTTCCGGAAAAAAAGGGTTTAGACCGGTGAGAATCCCAACAATTCTTTTCCCAAGCGTCCAGAGAGGAGAATGTCTTACACTTGGCTAGAGGTGGGTTGGAAAAAGTTCAGTGGGATGGAGGGTCAGTGTTTCCTCCTTGGGCATCTGGGGCCGAACCCCCAGGGAGAGGCTGATCCTGTGGACAGGCCACTGCCCCTCCCAAGCCATGTGACCACAGCCCTCCCTGCCCCGCCTCACCCAACTCCTTCATGTACGCGTCGAAATTCTCGCTGGAGACCAGCGTCCAGgctcccacgaagggctcacacaTGCTGTCGCTCTGGGGGCTAGGTCAGGCTGGGCCGAGCTTGCTGATGAATTTCTCTTAAAGGGCCTGGGACCGCGTGATGCTCGGGGGAGCCAATCAGAAGTGGCCACCTAAGGGTGCAGCCACCTGTGTCCCCTCTCCT encodes:
- the LOC119945446 gene encoding fatty acid-binding protein, adipocyte-like, producing MCEPFVGAWTLVSSENFDAYMKELGVDLATRRLGGSAKPTVHISCNGDVITIETKSTAASSTISFRLGQPFDETTADNRKVKSLITLEGGALVHTQKWDDKETTIRRQVVGETLRVVCTMNTVVSTRIYKRA